The Spirosoma radiotolerans genome has a window encoding:
- a CDS encoding ATP-binding response regulator, translated as MSELESTEAFLAGGGEMGQLIRTMDWSTTPLGPIADWPQSLRTSVSLCLSSTFPILIAWGPETIQLYNDSYRPICGAKHPESMGQNFRICWETALPVVGDAFTRGQQGEGTYIKDQRMLLDRYGYLEEAFMTFSFAPIRDETGQVGGIFHPITETTDKMLSARRTHVLREVAARTGGAKTKDDIYTGLGDWQTDLALDLPFLLFYELVDVGQRANLVQTIGLVKQAIPSPLWSLDVESTPWLANLDQQEILSDLISLFGPLAVGPYPETPHQAVRLPIQLPGQDQPVGFLLAGVSALRALDEDYLNFYGLLGNTIATAFSNVYAYQQEQQRAEALAVLDQAKTTFFSNISHEFRTPLTLMLGPLEELQQLPTLAATGYQEPIETIHRNALRLLKLVNNLLDFSRLEAGRTKAIFRPTNLWEFTQNLASSFRSLIERAGLRFEVVGHPLRTLVPVDADMWEQIVLNLLSNAFKYTLQGSIQVQLQEDAEWAVLTVSDTGVGIPASELPHMFERFHRVANAGGRTHEGTGIGLSLASELVSLHQGTIEVHSQEGKGSTFTVRIPMGGAASTSPAVDAERQPKPSGQGNLLLQEASAMLPELKETSSLVKPIMTDGEPQHQILVVDDNADMRSYLKRLLDPHFVVNTVTNGMQALEWLQHNTPQLILSDLMMPVLDGSQLLQRIRLNPATRHIPLIFLSARAGQEARIEGLEAGADDYLVKPFSGPELLSRVRTQVSLVQSRRQAERRLRNLLEQAPVAIMLVSGEALLVELINPAMLTLIDREEGVVGKPLLEIMPELDGNPAVDACKQVWRTGVTYQGQALPVPVKRQGKLDTGYYSVTYTPYQEGGLRIGVLQVVVEVTDQVKALKKLEISESRYKELANHLEQQVQERTHQLQASIQELQRSNLNLSQFAYVASHDLQEPLRKIQSFGDLLSSRYAASLGEGADYVAKMQSAASRMSILIKDLLLYSQITTRQQKSSPVSITQVIERALSALEFSIQQTGAFISVETMPTLLGDSSQLSQLFQNLISNALKFRRPKTTPTIHIQSNLISSAALPVSFKAANPEMNYHQIDVTDNGIGFEEKYLDRVFQVFQRLHTKSDYAGTGIGLAICEKVAANHGGFITASSKPGQGATFTVYLPA; from the coding sequence ATGAGTGAACTAGAATCAACGGAGGCATTTTTGGCTGGCGGGGGGGAGATGGGCCAGCTAATCCGGACCATGGATTGGTCAACCACCCCCTTGGGGCCGATTGCCGATTGGCCACAAAGTTTACGTACCTCCGTTAGTTTATGCCTTTCCTCCACCTTTCCCATTTTGATTGCCTGGGGTCCTGAAACCATCCAGCTTTACAATGATAGCTACCGGCCGATCTGTGGGGCAAAGCACCCTGAATCGATGGGACAGAATTTTCGAATTTGCTGGGAAACGGCCCTGCCCGTGGTAGGAGATGCCTTTACCCGGGGCCAGCAGGGAGAAGGCACCTATATCAAGGATCAGCGAATGCTTTTGGATCGCTATGGGTACCTGGAAGAAGCGTTTATGACCTTTTCCTTCGCCCCTATCCGGGACGAAACAGGCCAGGTGGGCGGCATTTTTCACCCCATAACTGAGACCACCGATAAGATGTTGAGTGCCCGCCGGACCCATGTCCTACGGGAAGTGGCCGCTCGAACCGGAGGTGCCAAGACCAAAGATGATATTTACACGGGCTTAGGTGACTGGCAAACCGATTTAGCCCTCGACCTACCTTTTCTACTCTTTTATGAATTGGTCGATGTAGGTCAAAGGGCCAACCTAGTGCAAACCATCGGCCTGGTAAAACAGGCGATACCATCCCCACTTTGGTCGCTGGACGTGGAATCCACTCCCTGGCTAGCCAACCTAGACCAACAAGAGATTCTTTCAGACCTGATTTCTCTCTTTGGACCACTGGCCGTCGGGCCTTATCCAGAGACGCCCCATCAGGCTGTCCGATTGCCCATTCAACTGCCCGGCCAGGATCAACCCGTTGGTTTTTTACTGGCCGGGGTAAGCGCCTTACGGGCACTGGACGAGGATTACCTGAACTTTTATGGTTTACTGGGAAATACCATAGCGACGGCGTTTTCGAATGTGTATGCCTACCAGCAGGAACAACAGCGAGCGGAAGCACTGGCTGTCCTGGATCAGGCTAAGACTACCTTTTTTAGTAATATTAGCCATGAGTTTCGTACGCCCCTAACCTTGATGCTGGGTCCCCTGGAAGAGCTGCAGCAACTGCCAACCCTAGCCGCTACTGGCTACCAGGAGCCGATCGAGACGATCCATCGGAATGCGCTTCGTTTACTAAAACTGGTCAATAACCTGCTGGACTTTAGCCGACTGGAAGCGGGCCGGACGAAGGCCATTTTTCGGCCGACAAACTTGTGGGAATTTACGCAGAATTTAGCCAGCAGTTTCCGCTCCCTGATCGAGCGGGCGGGTTTACGTTTCGAGGTAGTAGGACATCCCTTACGGACTTTGGTGCCGGTCGATGCCGACATGTGGGAGCAGATCGTATTAAACCTGCTCTCGAACGCCTTTAAATATACTTTACAGGGAAGCATCCAGGTACAGCTGCAGGAAGATGCGGAATGGGCCGTTTTAACGGTGTCCGATACGGGTGTAGGTATTCCCGCCAGCGAATTACCCCACATGTTTGAACGCTTCCACCGGGTAGCCAATGCTGGGGGAAGAACCCACGAAGGCACGGGCATTGGCCTCTCGCTAGCCAGCGAACTGGTCAGTTTGCATCAGGGAACCATCGAGGTGCATAGCCAGGAAGGCAAGGGCAGCACATTCACCGTGCGTATTCCCATGGGGGGGGCAGCATCGACTTCCCCAGCGGTTGACGCCGAGCGTCAGCCCAAGCCAAGTGGACAGGGGAATCTCCTGCTACAGGAAGCCAGTGCCATGCTCCCTGAACTAAAGGAAACCAGCTCCTTAGTGAAACCGATCATGACCGACGGGGAGCCCCAACACCAAATACTGGTTGTCGATGACAATGCCGACATGCGGTCGTACCTGAAACGTCTGCTGGACCCTCATTTTGTTGTTAACACAGTAACCAATGGGATGCAGGCTCTTGAGTGGTTACAGCACAACACTCCCCAGTTAATTCTGAGCGATTTAATGATGCCCGTGCTGGATGGTAGCCAGCTCTTACAGCGAATACGTCTGAATCCCGCCACGCGTCATATCCCGCTCATCTTTCTGTCGGCCAGGGCCGGTCAGGAAGCTCGGATCGAAGGCCTGGAAGCGGGGGCCGATGATTACCTGGTGAAACCCTTTTCGGGCCCCGAACTATTATCGAGAGTGCGTACCCAGGTCAGTCTGGTCCAGTCACGTCGTCAGGCCGAACGGCGGCTGCGCAATTTGCTGGAACAGGCCCCGGTAGCCATCATGCTGGTCAGTGGCGAAGCGCTGCTGGTGGAACTCATCAACCCCGCTATGTTAACCCTAATTGACCGGGAGGAGGGTGTCGTGGGTAAACCCCTATTGGAAATCATGCCTGAACTGGATGGCAATCCGGCCGTCGACGCCTGTAAGCAGGTTTGGCGAACGGGGGTAACCTACCAGGGTCAGGCCTTGCCCGTTCCCGTCAAGCGGCAGGGTAAATTGGATACGGGGTACTACAGCGTTACCTATACGCCGTATCAGGAGGGTGGCCTGCGCATTGGAGTCTTACAGGTGGTCGTAGAGGTAACCGACCAGGTTAAAGCACTCAAGAAGCTGGAGATTAGTGAATCTCGGTATAAAGAGTTGGCCAATCACCTGGAACAGCAGGTTCAGGAACGAACGCATCAGTTGCAGGCTTCCATTCAGGAGTTACAACGCTCGAATCTAAACCTGTCGCAGTTTGCCTACGTCGCCAGCCATGATCTTCAGGAGCCCCTGCGTAAAATTCAGTCGTTCGGGGATCTGCTCAGTAGTCGGTATGCGGCATCGCTGGGGGAGGGGGCCGATTATGTGGCCAAGATGCAATCGGCGGCCAGCCGCATGTCCATTCTCATCAAAGATTTATTGTTGTATTCGCAAATCACTACCCGTCAGCAAAAAAGTAGCCCTGTGTCGATAACGCAGGTCATCGAGCGGGCACTGAGCGCGTTGGAATTTTCCATTCAGCAGACTGGAGCCTTTATAAGCGTCGAGACCATGCCAACTCTACTGGGGGATAGCTCTCAACTGAGCCAGCTGTTTCAGAATTTGATCAGTAATGCCCTTAAATTTCGACGTCCTAAGACTACCCCAACAATTCACATACAGTCTAACCTTATCTCGTCGGCCGCCTTGCCAGTCAGCTTTAAAGCGGCTAATCCGGAAATGAATTATCACCAGATAGACGTTACTGACAATGGAATAGGCTTTGAGGAAAAGTATTTGGATCGCGTCTTTCAGGTCTTCCAGCGACTTCATACCAAAAGCGACTACGCCGGCACGGGCATCGGGTTAGCTATCTGTGAAAAAGTAGCCGCCAACCATGGTGGTTTTATCACGGCCAGTAGTAAACCGGGTCAGGGAGCCACCTTTACGGTCTATCTTCCTGCCTAG
- a CDS encoding alpha/beta hydrolase — MRVKNNAAQLNGNPVKVAVTGESAGGYMAITVSMMARDRGLGLPIHALSVFPVANNFLFYWKANDHFSSTD, encoded by the coding sequence TTGAGGGTCAAAAACAATGCCGCTCAGCTTAACGGTAACCCCGTCAAAGTCGCCGTTACTGGTGAAAGTGCGGGAGGGTACATGGCCATCACCGTGAGCATGATGGCCCGCGACCGGGGGCTAGGCCTGCCCATTCACGCTCTGTCGGTTTTCCCCGTGGCCAACAATTTCTTATTTTATTGGAAGGCAAACGACCACTTTTCATCAACCGATTGA
- a CDS encoding SDR family oxidoreductase gives MDIKNSTILITGGTSGIGLELAKQLLTQGASTLIITGRDADRLSKIQTELPQIYTIQSDVSKPEDIRNLYTFVTKQFPTLNMIINNAGIMRNLDVRDASLSLETITAEIDINLSGIIRMVHQFLPHLLTKPSAAIVNVSSGLAFIPFPVSPIYSAAKAGVHAYTQVLRLQLKETNVEVIELAPPATDTPLGDPFKGLVDSGMNMITDKLVKLAIKGIMNGTSEIKPGLAKVLKAMSRIAPNITLNMLDSSIQKAKARN, from the coding sequence ATGGACATCAAAAACAGCACGATACTCATTACCGGCGGAACCAGTGGCATTGGTCTGGAACTGGCTAAACAGCTACTGACCCAGGGCGCTTCTACCCTTATTATTACTGGCCGGGACGCCGACAGGCTTAGTAAGATTCAAACAGAACTCCCTCAGATTTATACCATTCAGAGTGATGTCAGTAAACCAGAAGATATTAGAAACTTATATACCTTCGTAACCAAGCAGTTTCCCACACTCAATATGATCATCAATAACGCGGGTATCATGCGTAACCTTGATGTGCGGGACGCTAGTCTGAGCCTGGAGACTATAACCGCTGAGATCGATATAAATCTTTCCGGTATCATTCGAATGGTGCATCAATTCCTTCCCCATCTACTTACCAAGCCGTCGGCTGCCATCGTGAATGTCTCTTCGGGTTTAGCGTTCATTCCGTTTCCGGTATCGCCAATTTATAGTGCTGCCAAGGCAGGCGTTCACGCCTACACACAGGTATTACGGCTGCAATTAAAAGAAACCAACGTAGAGGTCATTGAATTGGCCCCACCCGCCACCGACACACCTTTAGGCGATCCTTTCAAAGGGTTGGTCGATAGCGGGATGAATATGATAACGGATAAACTAGTTAAGCTCGCCATTAAAGGCATTATGAATGGTACGAGTGAAATCAAACCCGGTTTAGCTAAAGTGCTAAAAGCGATGAGTCGGATTGCGCCGAATATCACCCTAAACATGCTTGATTCAAGTATCCAAAAAGCAAAAGCTCGAAATTGA
- a CDS encoding DUF4932 domain-containing protein, producing MKTILFLLLLSSICFSQVPRSALPYGAKADEKLTVTVHPGVELLSIIQYLAGHAGPGASPYRTAVRAHFAQFRNHPAVLFLFNSDARFGYDLPELGWCFDHPLHPTSFTIPDSTYWLNNFSRSDLTRYLTLCIDFAQQSQFAAFYQSHQADYDRWGQAYRRQVDSAGVVQKLESFFHQPTASRWYICLDPLNSAGAHAIMTKTLSPTYGQYIVYQQGYWNRQAKPTIDPTFEADVYNLVWHEGSHVYTNPIQQAYRAQIDSLSYLMRPNELLSRQNITDWPHFVDESLVRAIATALSRAYRSPQQAQQRLVAEQRSGFVYTDQLAQLILEDYIQTRTYSSFAAYFPILLKKWARLKPEVIN from the coding sequence ATGAAAACGATCCTTTTTCTTCTCCTACTCAGTTCCATCTGCTTCAGTCAGGTGCCCAGGTCGGCCCTGCCTTACGGAGCCAAAGCTGATGAGAAATTGACGGTAACCGTGCATCCTGGCGTCGAACTGTTGTCCATTATTCAGTACCTGGCCGGTCACGCCGGACCGGGGGCTTCCCCTTATCGAACGGCCGTTCGTGCTCATTTTGCTCAATTTCGTAACCACCCAGCCGTCCTGTTTCTCTTCAACTCCGACGCCCGCTTTGGCTACGATCTACCCGAACTGGGCTGGTGCTTCGACCATCCACTACACCCAACATCGTTTACCATACCTGATTCGACATACTGGCTCAACAACTTTTCCCGTTCCGATTTAACCCGCTATCTGACACTGTGTATAGACTTCGCCCAGCAGAGTCAATTTGCCGCCTTCTACCAGTCCCATCAAGCCGACTACGATCGTTGGGGACAAGCTTACCGCCGACAGGTCGATTCGGCGGGGGTAGTACAGAAATTAGAATCATTTTTCCACCAACCGACGGCCAGTCGGTGGTACATCTGTTTAGATCCGCTCAACAGTGCGGGGGCGCACGCCATCATGACCAAGACGCTGTCGCCGACATACGGTCAGTACATCGTCTACCAACAGGGGTATTGGAATCGGCAGGCCAAACCGACGATTGACCCTACCTTCGAGGCAGACGTGTACAACCTGGTTTGGCATGAGGGGAGCCACGTGTACACGAATCCAATTCAGCAAGCATACCGAGCCCAGATCGACTCGCTGAGCTATCTAATGCGCCCAAATGAGCTATTGAGTCGACAGAATATCACCGACTGGCCGCACTTCGTCGATGAGTCACTGGTACGAGCCATTGCGACGGCGCTTAGCCGGGCTTACCGGTCCCCTCAGCAAGCCCAGCAGCGACTGGTGGCCGAGCAGCGGAGCGGCTTCGTGTACACCGATCAGCTGGCTCAACTGATTCTGGAGGACTATATTCAAACGAGGACCTATTCAAGCTTTGCCGCTTACTTTCCCATCTTGCTAAAAAAATGGGCACGACTCAAGCCAGAAGTGATAAATTAA
- a CDS encoding sensor histidine kinase yields the protein MKRPYLLLYHFLFWTLWLLSEVAQHQARHSFERSAGQTLLISSAYLLITLTAFYGGYGLVYRSFIRYGWVGLGHVLTTLSLIVGMRYLVEFGFLKPLLNYDNYAVNAHFSWGWFVKNACLYYWNWVIYGTLFGFAQQYVRQQQRDREQMKAEVALLRAQVNPHFLFNALNDMYALTLTCPEQAPDALLKLSDLLRYVLYRSQSAAVPLTDEIAYVKSYIDLEQISQRGQAQVHAHIDGQISDQQIAPMLLIPFVENAFKHGSLFDARQPITITCQVEANQLLFRCCNAKRMGNKDATGGIGLANLRRRLELEYPGRHQLQILDSSASFAIHLTVTL from the coding sequence ATGAAACGGCCCTACCTACTTTTATACCATTTCCTATTTTGGACCCTGTGGCTGCTCAGCGAGGTTGCCCAGCATCAAGCGCGTCACAGCTTTGAGCGGTCGGCGGGACAGACGCTACTCATTAGCTCAGCCTACCTGTTGATTACCCTAACCGCGTTCTATGGAGGGTACGGGCTGGTCTATCGTTCCTTTATTCGCTACGGCTGGGTCGGTCTGGGCCATGTGTTAACAACGCTTAGTTTAATTGTCGGGATGCGCTATCTGGTTGAGTTTGGCTTTCTCAAACCTCTACTCAACTACGATAATTACGCGGTCAACGCCCATTTTAGCTGGGGATGGTTTGTGAAAAATGCGTGTCTATACTACTGGAACTGGGTCATTTACGGCACCCTTTTTGGCTTTGCCCAGCAATACGTGCGCCAGCAGCAACGGGATCGTGAGCAGATGAAGGCGGAGGTAGCCCTATTGCGAGCACAGGTTAACCCGCACTTTCTTTTCAACGCGCTCAACGATATGTACGCCCTAACGCTTACCTGTCCCGAGCAGGCCCCGGACGCGCTCTTAAAATTGTCAGATTTGCTGCGCTACGTATTATACCGGAGTCAGTCAGCGGCCGTACCGCTGACTGACGAAATCGCCTATGTGAAGAGCTACATCGATCTGGAACAAATTTCCCAGCGTGGGCAGGCTCAGGTACATGCGCATATTGACGGGCAGATCAGTGACCAACAGATTGCGCCGATGCTCTTGATTCCGTTTGTGGAAAACGCGTTCAAGCATGGCTCGCTTTTCGATGCCCGGCAGCCCATTACTATTACCTGTCAGGTCGAGGCCAATCAATTATTGTTTCGCTGCTGTAATGCAAAACGGATGGGAAATAAAGATGCTACCGGCGGCATTGGTCTGGCTAACCTGCGTCGTCGACTCGAGCTGGAATATCCGGGGCGACACCAGTTGCAAATTCTTGATTCATCGGCTTCGTTTGCTATTCATTTAACTGTAACCCTGTAA
- a CDS encoding LytR/AlgR family response regulator transcription factor, whose amino-acid sequence MAFPIIRCGIVDDKPLAIEVLRAHITHVPFLTLVQATTNPLEVLTHLSEEPIDLLFLDIQMPQLNGLQLARLIAPKVRLIFTTAYADYALEGFEHSAVDYLLKPISFERFYKAVLKARALITSLASTVALPPTTEPNRPYFFVKTETRLVKVDFRSVRYIEAMQNYSVLHLTEGRLMTLQPIHQLVQQLPATQFVRVHKSYVVNLDQIDSVERSRICIGQAIIPVGDTYRDDFYRRLTN is encoded by the coding sequence ATGGCCTTCCCAATCATCCGTTGTGGTATCGTTGATGATAAGCCGCTGGCTATCGAGGTCTTGCGCGCCCACATTACGCACGTGCCGTTTCTAACGCTCGTTCAAGCCACGACTAATCCGCTGGAGGTGCTCACGCACCTCAGTGAAGAACCCATCGATCTGCTTTTTCTGGATATTCAGATGCCCCAGCTGAATGGGCTGCAACTAGCCCGGCTGATCGCCCCTAAAGTACGACTCATTTTTACGACGGCCTACGCCGACTATGCCTTGGAGGGCTTCGAACACAGTGCCGTCGACTACTTGCTGAAACCCATTTCATTTGAACGGTTTTATAAAGCCGTGCTTAAAGCCCGTGCGCTAATTACTTCCCTGGCTTCTACGGTCGCTTTACCGCCCACCACCGAACCGAACCGACCTTATTTTTTCGTTAAAACGGAAACCCGTCTGGTAAAGGTTGATTTCAGGTCGGTTCGCTACATCGAAGCCATGCAAAACTATTCGGTTTTGCACCTGACCGAGGGGCGGCTAATGACCTTACAGCCGATCCACCAACTCGTCCAGCAATTACCCGCTACTCAGTTCGTACGGGTGCACAAATCTTATGTAGTCAATCTGGATCAAATTGACTCGGTCGAGCGGAGCCGAATCTGTATTGGGCAAGCCATAATTCCCGTAGGCGACACGTACCGGGATGACTTCTATCGACGTTTGACGAATTGA
- a CDS encoding YdeI/OmpD-associated family protein: MDAPRKDRRIFFVSIQINLLINEVILCGSHPVQSLKNPMYNFTADLNIIGVNPFVFVPQEILEPILNHPSNQKGKIPIRGTINQLPYQQTLVKYRGDWRLYINTKMLKNSPKRIGETLEITIEVDPTDRRLKLHPQLEEALQANPPAKAIFENLRPSLQHEIVRYITKLKNQESIDRNVGRAINFLLGNGRFVGRAKP; the protein is encoded by the coding sequence ATGGACGCTCCTCGCAAGGATAGAAGAATCTTTTTCGTCTCAATACAAATTAATTTACTGATTAATGAGGTAATTCTTTGCGGCAGCCACCCTGTCCAGTCACTAAAAAATCCCATGTACAACTTTACTGCTGACCTTAACATAATCGGCGTAAACCCCTTTGTGTTTGTACCACAAGAGATTTTGGAGCCAATTCTTAACCACCCCAGCAACCAAAAAGGGAAAATTCCGATACGTGGCACTATCAACCAACTGCCCTACCAACAGACTTTAGTCAAATACAGGGGTGACTGGCGGCTTTACATCAACACCAAAATGCTGAAAAATTCGCCCAAACGAATTGGTGAGACCCTTGAGATTACGATCGAGGTTGACCCCACTGACCGACGCCTAAAACTTCACCCCCAGTTAGAAGAAGCGCTGCAGGCAAACCCACCAGCCAAGGCAATATTTGAGAACTTACGCCCTTCGCTGCAACACGAGATCGTGCGCTACATAACTAAGCTGAAAAACCAGGAAAGCATTGACCGAAACGTTGGCAGAGCAATCAATTTTTTGCTGGGAAATGGTCGATTTGTTGGGAGAGCAAAGCCTTAA
- a CDS encoding NADPH-dependent FMN reductase: MDATNQTPSTQLRIGIILGSTRPGRRGDKLASWLLERANSYGGAAYQLIDLADYELGNLDEPNNPSLQNYQHEHTRRWGKLIDSFDGYVFITPEYNHSIPGALKNALDYVYKEWNDKAAGIVCYGGWASGSRAAETLRIILPELQIATVRAQVCVSTHAVFGTGDFVPTASLTTSVELMLAQLLAWAKGMRNVREEKASLVA; encoded by the coding sequence ATGGATGCTACGAACCAAACGCCCTCCACTCAACTCCGTATTGGCATTATCTTAGGCAGCACTCGACCTGGTCGCCGAGGTGACAAGCTGGCTTCCTGGCTTCTCGAGAGGGCCAACTCTTACGGTGGAGCTGCTTACCAACTCATCGACCTGGCTGATTATGAGCTGGGTAACCTGGATGAGCCCAACAATCCATCGCTGCAAAACTATCAACATGAGCACACGCGTCGATGGGGAAAATTAATTGACAGCTTCGATGGCTATGTTTTTATTACTCCAGAATACAACCACTCCATACCGGGAGCCTTAAAAAATGCGTTGGACTATGTCTACAAGGAGTGGAATGATAAGGCGGCCGGAATTGTCTGTTATGGCGGTTGGGCATCTGGCTCCCGCGCTGCCGAGACGCTACGGATTATTTTGCCAGAACTTCAAATCGCCACCGTACGGGCGCAGGTATGTGTGTCAACGCATGCGGTCTTTGGGACGGGTGACTTTGTTCCAACTGCCTCCCTAACGACTTCAGTCGAGTTAATGCTGGCCCAACTGTTAGCCTGGGCGAAGGGGATGCGCAACGTACGTGAGGAGAAGGCAAGCTTAGTAGCTTAG
- a CDS encoding helix-turn-helix transcriptional regulator: protein MPTHSIPVANGLRMLFDKAVAQGGQLVDGNLQLPPSLGKGFIKLVSIEPGLLLTIHRYWLQEETLVERLAEENQSERLLVSFQSVDPALSAAGHLSTAQLASTTLTVRTVLPAHTLIFFVGLVVEKTVLAYWLGHPQAGPLSLFTNQQPRLVEALLTPEIQIALQQITALRPEDELNGLFYRIKVQELLYWLFRELGQRSIGNSMVLHSTDVARIFQVKTLLLAKLDKSPSLAQLAQTVGLGETKLKQLFHQVFGTSPYAYYQAARLQQAKRLLAQWSVSEVGHQLGFTNLGHFAQLFKRQYGLTPKRYQAALLIKKEP from the coding sequence ATGCCAACCCATTCGATCCCAGTGGCTAATGGCTTACGGATGCTCTTTGACAAGGCCGTGGCCCAAGGAGGGCAACTGGTGGACGGCAATCTACAGTTGCCACCCAGCTTGGGTAAGGGCTTTATTAAGCTGGTCTCCATCGAACCTGGTCTACTGCTGACCATTCACCGCTACTGGCTGCAAGAAGAAACCCTCGTAGAACGCCTGGCCGAAGAGAATCAGTCGGAACGATTATTGGTTTCATTTCAATCCGTTGACCCTGCTCTATCCGCTGCGGGTCACCTGTCGACCGCACAGCTCGCTTCCACAACCCTTACCGTCAGGACCGTCCTACCCGCACACACTCTCATTTTCTTCGTTGGGCTAGTCGTGGAAAAAACCGTGTTGGCTTATTGGTTGGGCCACCCCCAGGCTGGACCATTAAGCCTATTCACTAATCAGCAACCCCGATTAGTGGAAGCTTTGCTCACGCCTGAAATCCAGATAGCCTTACAGCAGATAACGGCCCTACGTCCTGAGGATGAGTTGAATGGGTTATTTTATCGCATCAAGGTACAGGAGTTGCTTTATTGGCTGTTTCGAGAACTAGGCCAGCGCTCGATTGGTAATTCCATGGTATTGCATTCGACGGATGTAGCGCGCATTTTTCAGGTGAAGACTCTTCTGCTCGCTAAGCTAGACAAATCACCCAGTCTGGCTCAACTGGCTCAGACGGTGGGCTTGGGTGAAACCAAACTTAAGCAGTTATTCCATCAGGTATTCGGCACCAGTCCTTATGCCTACTATCAAGCAGCTCGCTTACAGCAAGCCAAGCGCTTACTAGCCCAATGGTCGGTATCGGAAGTAGGTCACCAGCTTGGCTTTACTAATTTGGGCCATTTTGCGCAGCTATTTAAACGTCAGTATGGCCTCACCCCCAAACGCTACCAGGCGGCCTTATTAATAAAGAAGGAGCCGTAG
- a CDS encoding chemotaxis protein CheB: protein MAFIVILHLSPDFDSQLGPILQTVTSLPIRQVNDRLKMEPGSVYVISPNGHLVMEDGHRAVLPNTTQEKRRALVVDIFFRTLADLHGPRAVGVVLSGTGTDGSMGLKRIKENGGARLLPPT from the coding sequence TTGGCCTTCATTGTGATTCTGCATCTGTCGCCCGACTTTGATAGCCAGTTGGGGCCCATTTTACAAACCGTAACCTCACTCCCCATTCGCCAAGTAAACGACAGGCTTAAGATGGAGCCCGGCTCGGTCTACGTTATTTCACCCAATGGTCATCTGGTGATGGAGGATGGCCACCGGGCCGTTTTGCCCAACACCACCCAGGAGAAACGCCGGGCACTGGTTGTTGATATATTCTTTCGTACCCTGGCCGATTTGCACGGGCCACGGGCCGTCGGAGTGGTGCTCTCAGGCACGGGGACCGACGGATCCATGGGTCTTAAGCGCATCAAGGAAAACGGCGGAGCCAGGCTATTGCCACCGACCTGA
- a CDS encoding SDR family oxidoreductase — translation MTFVFTKQTMMNTPDKPFSLSGKRIILLGGSSGLGLATAKAAAAEGAHVVIVSSHQQRVNDALAQLSSDSLGVALDLSQEENIHEFFDHIGPFDHLVYTAGENISLNRLETLNIAQAKDYFAVRFWGAFAAVKYGAPHIKSGGSICLTSGITSQRPGAGWSLGTSICSAMEGFCRAMAVELAPIRVNIVSPGLVRTNLWSGMNEADRANLFESIGNQLLVKRIGEPEEIAQTFLFMMKQPFATGQCFTIDGGASLV, via the coding sequence GTGACCTTTGTCTTCACAAAGCAAACGATGATGAATACACCCGATAAGCCATTCTCCTTAAGTGGCAAACGAATCATTCTTCTAGGCGGAAGTTCCGGCCTGGGACTCGCCACCGCCAAAGCAGCCGCAGCCGAGGGCGCTCATGTGGTTATTGTATCCAGCCATCAGCAACGGGTCAATGACGCGCTCGCTCAGCTTTCGAGCGATAGTTTAGGGGTTGCGCTCGATCTGAGTCAGGAAGAGAACATACACGAATTCTTTGACCACATTGGGCCCTTTGATCATTTGGTATATACCGCCGGAGAGAACATCAGCCTCAATCGGCTTGAAACTCTCAATATCGCGCAAGCCAAAGACTATTTTGCCGTTCGATTCTGGGGTGCCTTTGCCGCCGTAAAATACGGGGCACCGCACATTAAGTCAGGTGGCTCCATTTGCCTGACCAGCGGCATCACCAGCCAGCGGCCGGGGGCTGGCTGGTCGCTGGGAACCAGTATCTGCAGCGCCATGGAAGGATTCTGCCGGGCCATGGCCGTTGAGCTGGCCCCCATACGCGTCAATATCGTTTCGCCCGGCTTGGTCAGAACCAATTTATGGAGCGGCATGAACGAGGCCGACCGGGCAAATTTGTTTGAATCAATTGGTAACCAGTTGTTAGTCAAGCGGATCGGCGAGCCGGAAGAAATCGCCCAAACCTTTTTATTTATGATGAAGCAGCCCTTTGCTACGGGGCAGTGCTTTACGATAGACGGTGGGGCTTCATTGGTCTAG